One window of the Acinonyx jubatus isolate Ajub_Pintada_27869175 chromosome A2, VMU_Ajub_asm_v1.0, whole genome shotgun sequence genome contains the following:
- the LOC106982910 gene encoding olfactory receptor-like protein OLF4, with protein MDPGNDTGTSQFLLMGFSEEPELQPLIFGLFLSMYLITVFGNLLIILAVSSDSRLHMPMYFFLANLSFVDICFTSTTIPKMLVNIQTQNKVITYEDCITQIYFFILFAVMDVFLLSVMAYDRFVAICHPLHYTIIMNPQLCGLLVLVSWIMCVLNSLLQSLMMLRLSLCTQVEIRHFFCELNEMLQLACSDTFLNNVVMYLAAVLLGGGPFAGILYSYSKIVSSIRGIASAKGKYKTFSTCASHLSVVCLFYCTMLGVYLSSAATQSSHSSATASVMYTVVTPMLNPFIYSLRNRDIKSALKRIVGVQVM; from the coding sequence ATGGACCCAGGAAATGATACAGGAACTTCACAATTTCTTCTTATGGGATTTTCAGAAGAACCAGAACTGCAGCCCCTCATATTTGGGCTTTTCCTCTCCATGTACCTGATCACTGTGTTTGGCAACCTGCTCATCATCCTGGCCGTCAGCTCTGACTCCCGCCTCCACAtgcccatgtacttcttcctggccaACCTGTCCTTTGTAGACATCTGCTTCACCTCCACCACCATCCCAAAGATGCTGGTGAACATCCAGACTCAGAACAAAGTCATAACCTATGAGGACTGCAtcacacagatttattttttcatactctTTGCTGTGATGGACGTCTTCCTCCTGAGTGTGATGGCCTATGACAGGTTTGTGGCCATCTGCCACCCCCTCCACTACACGATCATCATGAACCCCCAGCTTTGTGGGCTGTTGGTTCTGGTGTCCTGGATCATGTGTGTCCTGAATTCCCTGTTACAGAGTTTAATGATGTTGCGGCTGTCGTTGTGTACACAGGTAGAAATTCGCCACTTTTTCTGTGAACTCAATGAGATGCTCCAGCTTGCCTGTTCTGACACCTTTCTTAACAACGTGGTGATGTATCTTGCAGCTGTCCTGCTGGGTGGTGGTCCTTTTGCTGGGATCCTTTACTCTTATTCCAAGATAGTGTCCTCTATACGTGGGATTGCATCAGCTAAGGGCAAGTATAAAACGTTTTCCACCTGTGCGTCTCACCTGTCGGTCGTGTGTTTATTTTACTGTACGATGCTTGGCGTGTACCTTAGCTCTGCTGCTACCCAGAGCTCCCACTCAAGTGCCACAGCCTCGGTGATGTACACGGTGGTCACGcccatgctgaaccccttcatctacagcctgaggaacagaGACATAAAGAGTGCTCTGAAAAGAATTGTTGGGGTTCAAGTGATGTAA
- the LOC106982913 gene encoding olfactory receptor 7A17-like has product MEPRNLTAISEFLLLGFSKEPAFQPLIFGLFLSMYLITVFGNLLIILAISSDSHLHTPMYFFLANLSFVDICFTSTTIPKMLWNIQTQSKVITYEDCITQMYFFLLFAGLDNYILTVMAYDRFLAICHPLHYTVSMNPRLCGLLVLVSWIMSVLHSLLQTSVVLRLSFCTDLEIPHFFCEIKQVVQLACSDTFLNDMVMYFGAGLLGGGPLAGILYSYSKIVSSICGISSAQGKYKAFSTCASHLSVVFLFYCTSLGVYLSSTATQSSYSGATASVMYTVVTPMLNPFIYSLRNRDIKRALKKSFGKETMKGPIALGQLHLMAELKA; this is encoded by the coding sequence ATGGAGCCAAGGAACCTTACAGCcatttcagaatttcttcttctgggattttcAAAGGAACCAGCATTCCAGCCCCTCATATTTGGGCTTTTCCTCTCCATGTACCTGATCACTGTGTTTGGGAACCTGCTCATCAtcctggccatcagctctgactcccacctccacacccccatgtacttcttcctggccaACCTGTCCTTTGTAGACATTTGCTTCACCTCCACCACCATCCCAAAGATGCTCTGGAACATCCAGACCCAGAGCAAAGTCATAACCTATGAGGACTGCATCACCCAGATgtattttttcctactctttgCGGGATTGGACAACTACATCCTGACCGTGATGGCCTATGACCGATTTTTGGCCATCTGTCACCCCCTGCACTACACGGTCAGCATGAATCCCCGGCTCTGTGGGCTGCTGGTTCTGGTGTCTTGGATCATGAGTGTCCTGCATTCCTTGTTACAAACCTCAGTGGTGCTGCGACTGTCCTTCTGTACAGACTTGGAAATCCCTCACTTCTTCTGTGAAATTAAACAGGTGGTCCAACTTGCCTGTTCTGACACCTTTCTTAATGACATGGTGATGTATTTTGGAGCTGGGCTGCTGGGTGGGGGCCCCCTTGCTGGGATCCTTTACTCTTATTCTAAGATAGTTTCTTCCATATGTGGGATCTCATCAGCTCAGGGCAAGTATAAAGCATTTTCCACCTGTGCATCCCACCTTTCTGTGGTCTTCTTATTTTACTGTACAAGCCTAGGTGTGTACCTTAGCTCCACTGCTACCCAGAGCTCCTACTCGGGTGCCACGGCCTCGGTGATGTACACGGTGGTCACGcccatgctgaaccccttcatctacagcctgaggaacagaGACATAAAGAGGGCTCTGAAAAAATCCTTTGGAAAGGAAACTATGAAAGGACCAATTGCCCTGGGGCAATTGCACCTGATGGCAGAACTCAAAGCTTGA
- the LOC106982912 gene encoding olfactory receptor 7A17-like: protein MGPSNDTQISEFFLLGLSNEPELQPLIFGLFFSMYLISVFGNLLIILAVSSASHLHTPMYFFLSILSFVDICITSTIIPKMLVNIQTQTKIITYTGCISQIYFSTLFAGWDNFLLAVMAYDRFVAICHPLHYTVIMNPRLCGLLALVSWITSVLNSLLQSLMVLRLSFCTNSEIPHFFCELNQMTQLACSDTFLNDTVMYISTVLLAGGPLAGILYSYSKIISSLCRIPSAQGKYKAFSTCASHLSVVSLFYCTVLEGYLISSATQNSHSSATASVMYTVVTPMLNPFIYSLRNKDIKGALRRSFGMAGTKGTIVLLVKKCP, encoded by the coding sequence atggGACCAAGCAATGATACccaaatttcagaattttttcttctgggattATCAAATGAACCAGAATTACAGCCCCTCATATTTGGACTTTTCTTCTCCATGTACTTGATCAGTGTCTTTGGAAACCTGCTCATCATCCTGGCTGTCAGCTCTGCCTCCCACCTCCACACGcctatgtatttctttctctccatcctgtCCTTTGTGGACATTTGTATCACCTCTACCATCATCCCAAAGATGTTGGTAAATATACAGACACAGACTAAAATTATAACCTATACAGGATGCATCAGCCAGATCTATTTTTCCACACTCTTTGCAGGCTGGGACAACTTTCTCCTGGCcgtgatggcctatgaccgcttcGTGGCCATCTGTCACCCCCTGCACTACACAGTCATCATGAACCCCCGGCTCTGTGGACTGCTTGCTCTGGTGTCCTGGATCACGAGTGTCCTGAATTCCTTGTTACAAAGCTTAATGGTGCTGCGATTGTCCTTCTGTACAAACTCAGAAATCCCTCACTTTTTCTGTGAACTCAATCAGATGACCCAGCTTGCCTGTTCTGATACCTTTCTGAACGACACAGTGATGTATATTTCAACTGTGTTGCTGGCCGGTGGTCCCCTTGCTGGGATCCTTTACTCTTACTCTAAGATTATTTCCTCTCTATGTAGAATCCCATCAGCTCAGGGCAAGTATAAAGCATTTTCCACCTGTGCGTCTCACCTCTCAGTTGTCTCCTTATTTTATTGCACGGTCCTGGAAGGGTACCTTATCTCCTCTGCTACCCAGAACTCCCACTCAAGTGCAACAGCCTCGGTGATGTACACGGTGGTCACGcccatgctgaaccccttcatctacagcctgaggaacaaAGACATAAAGGGGGCTCTGAGGAGATCCTTCGGGATGGCAGGGACAAAAGGGACCATCGTCCTGCTGGTGAAGAAGTGCCCTTGA